A single region of the Oleispira antarctica RB-8 genome encodes:
- a CDS encoding Toxic anion resistance family protein — MTTENKSTQTLKSPKWASEDNVELMQKRSQELAESTKTSGGPALNRIVGNIGASAQKKMASANDLMKGNVNSLLKGLDGKSPAGEKLLELRSTMDQLNPHSLHNAWWFSWMPNTIKRKAVSRFVRQYQPMQSHVEAIFDGLRNGKDDLLESNLALEQQYNEIAAAKKEIESEIYIGELFIQQVDAQDAETPAEDIQEKQKFATVKNQAMRRIRDLRTMEQASVQFFISIDQTIATNSLLDESIDSALTVGPMVMNNALRIQAALAQQETIKDAVQQFQAGLGDMMAQNAGSIEKAAQEVGDLYNNPVIALQKMEEGFDKLMNAVKIANDTMSTSTAKARETSDRLADMTAQLSPVADGMRDARSSSNDIKDVQDMGTDSTPKLDDASTPKIGGNDAK; from the coding sequence ATGACTACTGAAAACAAATCGACCCAGACACTAAAGTCGCCTAAATGGGCTTCTGAAGATAACGTCGAACTGATGCAGAAACGCTCTCAAGAACTGGCTGAATCTACTAAAACAAGTGGCGGCCCTGCCCTGAATAGAATTGTCGGCAACATTGGGGCAAGCGCTCAGAAAAAAATGGCGTCTGCGAATGACCTAATGAAAGGCAATGTAAATAGTTTATTAAAAGGTTTAGACGGCAAATCACCCGCGGGCGAAAAGCTGCTTGAATTGCGCTCCACTATGGATCAGCTAAACCCTCACTCTTTGCATAATGCATGGTGGTTTTCATGGATGCCCAATACGATTAAACGTAAAGCAGTAAGCCGTTTTGTTCGCCAGTATCAACCGATGCAAAGCCATGTCGAGGCTATTTTCGATGGCCTACGCAATGGTAAAGATGATCTTTTAGAATCAAATCTGGCATTAGAGCAGCAATACAATGAAATTGCCGCGGCCAAAAAAGAAATCGAATCTGAAATTTATATTGGTGAGCTATTTATTCAACAGGTAGACGCTCAAGACGCTGAAACACCCGCTGAAGATATTCAAGAAAAGCAAAAGTTTGCCACCGTTAAAAACCAAGCCATGCGTCGTATTCGTGATTTACGCACAATGGAACAGGCTTCTGTTCAATTTTTTATCAGTATTGATCAAACGATCGCAACTAACTCGTTATTAGATGAATCAATCGATAGTGCACTAACCGTTGGCCCAATGGTAATGAACAATGCATTACGCATTCAAGCGGCTTTAGCCCAGCAAGAAACGATCAAAGATGCGGTTCAACAATTTCAAGCTGGCCTTGGCGATATGATGGCCCAGAATGCTGGCAGCATTGAAAAAGCAGCCCAAGAAGTTGGTGACCTTTACAACAACCCAGTGATTGCTTTGCAAAAAATGGAAGAGGGTTTTGATAAGCTCATGAACGCTGTGAAAATTGCCAATGACACCATGAGCACCAGCACCGCAAAAGCACGTGAAACCAGCGATCGCTTAGCCGACATGACTGCCCAACTCTCCCCTGTTGCTGATGGCATGCGCGATGCTCGCTCATCGTCAAATGACATTAAAGATGTTCAAGACATGGGAACCGATTCAACGCCTAAACTTGATGATGCGTCTACGCCTAAGATTGGGGGTAATGATGCAAAATAA
- a CDS encoding Rhodopsin-like GPCR superfamily protein, with product MNELKTLISQAWQNRSDLKAQWLAENTDCYRIFHGTNEGLPGTTLDRYGPLLILQTFHQSVTDDELTQVHEFAAKEFPDVHFVYNDRSGNNSRIQDSSVEIHELDGMAMEASELGVKYRVKGRHQGQDPWLFLDLRAGRRYVKANSEGKTVLNLFSYTCGIGIAAGVGGAKRVVNVDFAESSLAVGMENAKLNNLKQVEFIHSDVFPAIKQFANMPIAVRRGKKLPKYPKHKPEQFDLVFLDPPRWAKSAFGNVDLIRDYQSLFKPSLLATKSGGQLICCNNVAQVDRDEWLESLKRCAIKAGRPLKSIEMLLPEADFPSPDGNPPLKVAICQL from the coding sequence ATGAATGAATTAAAAACCCTAATTAGCCAAGCTTGGCAAAATCGCTCTGATTTAAAAGCACAATGGCTAGCAGAAAACACCGATTGCTACCGTATTTTTCACGGCACTAACGAAGGCTTACCCGGCACGACGTTAGACCGCTATGGCCCGTTATTGATTTTACAAACCTTTCATCAGTCCGTTACCGATGACGAGCTGACACAAGTACATGAATTCGCAGCCAAAGAATTCCCCGATGTGCACTTCGTTTATAACGACCGCAGCGGCAACAATTCTCGTATTCAAGATAGCTCTGTAGAAATCCACGAACTGGATGGCATGGCTATGGAAGCGAGCGAGCTAGGAGTTAAATATCGTGTAAAAGGCCGCCATCAGGGCCAAGACCCATGGTTATTCTTAGATTTACGCGCTGGCCGCCGCTATGTAAAAGCCAATAGCGAAGGCAAAACGGTACTCAATTTATTCTCTTATACCTGTGGCATCGGTATTGCCGCTGGAGTTGGCGGCGCTAAGCGCGTGGTGAATGTTGATTTCGCAGAATCGTCACTCGCCGTTGGCATGGAGAACGCTAAGTTGAATAATCTCAAGCAAGTTGAATTTATTCACTCCGATGTATTTCCAGCGATTAAACAATTCGCTAATATGCCCATCGCGGTACGTCGTGGCAAAAAACTGCCTAAATATCCAAAGCACAAGCCAGAGCAATTTGACTTGGTATTTTTAGACCCACCCCGCTGGGCCAAAAGTGCCTTTGGCAATGTTGATTTAATTCGAGATTATCAATCACTGTTTAAGCCCAGTTTATTAGCGACCAAAAGTGGCGGACAATTAATTTGCTGCAATAACGTTGCTCAAGTGGATCGTGATGAGTGGCTAGAATCATTAAAACGTTGTGCAATTAAAGCCGGTCGTCCTTTAAAAAGTATTGAAATGTTATTACCCGAGGCTGATTTTCCTAGCCCCGATGGTAATCCACCGCTGAAAGTCGCGATCTGTCAGCTATAA
- the pyrD gene encoding Dihydroorotate oxidase yields MSGLDWYGLARKVMFKMSGETSHELGLDMLGAAERLSLLSYIAPKIPDCPVDVMGITFPNPVGLAAGLDKNGDYIDAFARLGFGFIEIGTITPRPQPGNPKPRLFRIAEKQAIINRMGFNNKGVDHLVEQVKKAKFKGVLGINIGKNFDTPVENAVDDYLICLNKVYQYATYITVNISSPNTPGLRDLQFGDTLDELLAPIRARQLELAEEFGYKPVLVKIAPDMDEENVRLVAETLIKNNIDGVIATNTTLSREGVEGHKFGAEAGGLSGAPLEDSATETVAALVAALDGKLPVIGVGGILDGSGAVEKIDAGAQLVQIYSGFIFRGPELIRESVDAIAAQFARGK; encoded by the coding sequence ATGTCAGGTCTCGATTGGTACGGCTTAGCACGAAAGGTAATGTTCAAAATGAGCGGCGAAACCTCTCATGAACTTGGCCTTGATATGCTTGGCGCTGCAGAGCGTTTGTCTTTATTGTCTTATATCGCCCCTAAAATCCCCGACTGCCCAGTCGATGTGATGGGCATTACGTTTCCAAATCCTGTCGGTTTAGCGGCGGGCTTGGATAAGAACGGCGATTACATTGATGCTTTTGCCCGCTTAGGTTTTGGCTTTATTGAAATTGGTACCATTACGCCACGCCCTCAGCCGGGTAATCCTAAACCACGTTTGTTCCGTATTGCTGAGAAACAGGCGATTATTAATCGCATGGGGTTCAACAATAAGGGCGTCGATCACCTTGTGGAGCAGGTTAAGAAAGCAAAGTTCAAAGGCGTATTGGGCATTAATATTGGTAAAAACTTCGATACTCCGGTTGAGAATGCCGTAGATGATTACCTGATTTGTTTGAATAAAGTGTATCAATACGCGACTTACATCACTGTGAATATCTCTTCGCCCAATACCCCAGGACTGCGTGATTTGCAGTTTGGCGATACTCTTGATGAGCTATTGGCACCGATCAGAGCCCGTCAGTTAGAATTGGCAGAAGAATTTGGCTACAAGCCAGTATTGGTGAAGATTGCCCCAGATATGGACGAAGAAAACGTTCGTTTGGTAGCAGAAACGCTGATCAAAAATAACATCGATGGCGTAATCGCAACGAATACCACGCTATCTCGTGAAGGGGTAGAAGGGCACAAGTTTGGTGCTGAAGCGGGTGGTTTAAGTGGTGCACCATTAGAAGACTCTGCAACAGAGACGGTTGCGGCTTTAGTGGCTGCCTTAGATGGCAAGCTTCCGGTTATTGGTGTGGGGGGTATTTTAGATGGTAGTGGTGCCGTTGAAAAAATCGATGCCGGTGCTCAGCTAGTGCAAATATACAGTGGTTTTATTTTCCGTGGTCCCGAATTGATTCGTGAAAGTGTTGATGCTATCGCGGCTCAGTTTGCTCGTGGTAAGTAA
- the rmf gene encoding Ribosome modulation factor: MKKQKRDQQQRAFTRGYLAGAERRSKDLAPAGPAHESWMSGWREGRSDNWDGMTGVSGIHKLTL, translated from the coding sequence ATGAAGAAACAGAAACGCGACCAGCAGCAACGCGCTTTTACACGTGGTTACTTAGCCGGCGCCGAGCGTCGCTCCAAGGATCTTGCCCCAGCAGGCCCAGCCCATGAATCATGGATGTCTGGCTGGCGTGAAGGTCGATCAGACAACTGGGACGGAATGACGGGCGTTTCTGGCATTCATAAACTGACTCTCTAA
- a CDS encoding probable RNA methylase produces the protein MGQPREIFAVCPKGVEQLLADEIRQLGGEVIKESHLGVSWLGDLELAYRFCLWTRLATRLLLPLKESQVDDIDQMYDAAYDIPWSEFFTVDKSIRIDFHGKSEFVNNTQFGGQKIKDAICDRFRADVGARPNVDKDADVKIEVQLRHGRITISLNIAGDSLHKRGYRLMPGQAPLKENLAAALLIRAGWPARAAKGENLLDPMCGSGTLLIEGLLMAADIAPGLNRQVQGFEALKLHDRSVWKTIVDEARQRRTDGLASMESQFFGYENNPFQVEATLSNFSRAGVGDDILDEKVQIQSKSFQELWLRESVIKKGGLIICNPPYGERLSELPQLAPLYNELNEVTRATLPDWGMALITGNVDLARSIRRPMHKKYSFYNGAIPCTFLVFNACDERSMTVLTTSIRGPVEAFANRLKKNLKPLRKWAKRENINCYRIYDADLPEYSVAIDMYNDCLHVQEYVAPKTIEPAKAERRILDLLAVLPEVTGIAKENIVLKRRERQSGKKQYQRNSDFQQEAESHRMEVIEGNAKIWVNLQDYLDTGLFLDHRPTRMNIAAIAKGQRFLNLFCYTATASVHAAVAGAKTTTSVDLSKTYLNWAEDNFRLNGLLEKTTQGNQGKVAAMPSKDNTRGSSRAVTNPWGAQEQAQKKDEKHQFIEADCREWLKTIQTQTEEEKYDLIFMDPPTFSNSKKMEGILDIQRDHVELIEMAMARLTKHGLLIFSNNLRKFDMDESALKQFTIDNVSAKSVPNDYSRRANIHHCFEIRHAKKK, from the coding sequence ATGGGTCAGCCGCGCGAAATATTTGCCGTATGTCCAAAAGGTGTAGAACAACTTTTAGCTGATGAAATCAGACAGTTAGGCGGCGAAGTGATCAAAGAAAGTCACTTGGGCGTTAGCTGGTTGGGAGACCTTGAATTAGCGTACCGTTTTTGTCTATGGACAAGACTCGCCACCCGATTATTGCTGCCCTTGAAAGAAAGTCAGGTAGACGATATTGACCAGATGTACGATGCGGCGTACGACATCCCATGGTCCGAATTTTTTACGGTTGATAAAAGCATACGCATCGATTTTCACGGTAAATCTGAGTTTGTAAATAATACTCAGTTTGGCGGCCAGAAGATTAAAGACGCTATCTGTGACCGCTTCCGCGCTGACGTTGGCGCTCGCCCAAATGTTGATAAAGACGCTGACGTAAAGATCGAAGTACAGCTGCGTCATGGACGTATCACCATTAGTTTAAACATCGCGGGTGACAGCTTACACAAACGTGGTTATCGCTTAATGCCAGGCCAAGCACCGCTAAAAGAAAACTTAGCGGCGGCTTTGTTGATTCGTGCGGGTTGGCCTGCGCGTGCAGCCAAAGGTGAAAACTTACTCGACCCAATGTGTGGTTCGGGCACGTTATTAATTGAAGGCTTACTCATGGCGGCTGACATTGCGCCAGGCTTAAATCGCCAAGTACAGGGCTTTGAAGCCTTGAAATTACATGATCGTAGCGTATGGAAAACCATCGTAGATGAAGCGCGCCAGCGCCGCACCGATGGCCTTGCCTCGATGGAAAGCCAGTTTTTTGGTTATGAAAACAACCCTTTTCAAGTTGAAGCGACACTGTCTAACTTCTCGCGCGCTGGAGTGGGCGATGACATCTTAGACGAGAAAGTTCAGATTCAGTCTAAGTCGTTTCAAGAATTATGGTTGCGTGAAAGTGTGATTAAAAAGGGCGGTTTGATTATTTGTAACCCACCTTACGGTGAGCGTTTATCGGAACTGCCTCAGCTTGCGCCTTTGTACAACGAATTGAATGAAGTAACTCGTGCGACCTTACCCGATTGGGGTATGGCGCTGATTACTGGCAATGTTGATTTGGCGCGCAGTATTCGCCGCCCAATGCACAAAAAGTACAGTTTTTATAACGGCGCCATTCCTTGTACGTTCTTGGTCTTTAATGCCTGCGATGAACGTTCCATGACGGTACTGACCACCTCGATTCGTGGTCCTGTTGAAGCCTTTGCTAACCGCTTGAAGAAAAATCTTAAACCGTTACGTAAATGGGCAAAACGCGAGAACATTAACTGTTACCGTATCTATGATGCTGACTTACCAGAATATTCAGTCGCTATCGATATGTATAACGATTGCCTACACGTACAAGAATACGTAGCCCCTAAAACGATTGAACCGGCTAAGGCTGAACGTCGCATCTTGGATCTTCTGGCGGTATTGCCAGAAGTAACCGGAATCGCGAAAGAGAATATTGTACTGAAACGCCGTGAGCGTCAGTCGGGTAAAAAGCAATATCAACGTAATAGTGATTTCCAGCAAGAAGCCGAATCGCACCGCATGGAAGTGATTGAAGGCAATGCTAAAATCTGGGTAAACCTGCAAGATTACCTCGATACAGGCTTGTTTTTGGATCATCGCCCAACGCGTATGAATATCGCAGCCATTGCCAAGGGTCAGCGCTTCTTAAACCTATTTTGCTATACCGCAACGGCCAGTGTGCATGCGGCGGTTGCTGGGGCGAAAACAACCACATCGGTAGATTTGTCCAAGACCTATTTAAACTGGGCTGAAGATAACTTCCGCTTAAACGGTTTGTTGGAAAAAACGACGCAAGGTAATCAAGGCAAAGTTGCCGCAATGCCGAGCAAGGACAATACTCGAGGCAGCTCGCGAGCAGTGACCAACCCTTGGGGCGCCCAAGAGCAAGCACAAAAGAAAGATGAGAAGCATCAGTTCATCGAAGCCGACTGCCGTGAATGGTTAAAAACGATTCAAACCCAAACAGAAGAAGAAAAGTACGATTTGATCTTTATGGATCCACCGACTTTTTCTAACTCAAAGAAAATGGAAGGTATTTTGGACATTCAGCGAGATCATGTTGAATTGATCGAAATGGCGATGGCGCGTTTGACCAAGCACGGTCTATTGATCTTCTCAAACAACCTGAGAAAGTTCGATATGGACGAAAGCGCACTAAAACAGTTCACAATTGATAATGTAAGCGCTAAATCAGTGCCGAATGACTATTCGCGTCGTGCAAATATTCATCATTGCTTTGAAATTCGTCACGCTAAGAAAAAGTAA
- a CDS encoding Ammonia permease, with protein sequence MVTENIANVSSAVETLVQSSNTMFILLGAIMVLAMHAGFAFLEVGTVRHKNQVNALVKILTDFGISTIAYFFIGYQIAYGIDFFVGANELVESNGYELVKFFFLLTFAAAIPAIVSGGVAERAKFYPMLIASSLIVALVYPFIEGVIWNGNSVLGFNFQDWLELTFGARFHDFAGSVVVHSVGGWIGFAAILILGSRKGRYRDGRVVAFAPSNIPFLALGAWILAVGWFGFNVMSAQTMEGISGLVAVNSLMAMVGGTISAMVVGKKDPGFIHNGPLAGLVAVCAGSDVMHPVGSLIVGALAGGLFVFAFIYVQNKFPKFDDVLGVWPLHGLCGLWGGIAAGIFGLEALGGMGGVSFMSQLVGSLAGITVAVTGGFLVYGLIDKVVGIRLDEESEYNGADLSIHKIGANSDD encoded by the coding sequence GTGGTGACTGAAAATATAGCAAATGTATCGAGTGCGGTAGAAACTTTAGTTCAAAGTTCAAATACCATGTTCATCTTATTAGGCGCCATCATGGTTTTGGCCATGCATGCAGGCTTCGCCTTTCTTGAAGTGGGCACGGTCCGTCATAAGAACCAAGTTAATGCCTTGGTTAAAATCTTAACTGACTTCGGCATTTCGACTATTGCTTATTTTTTCATTGGTTATCAAATCGCCTACGGTATCGATTTTTTCGTCGGTGCTAACGAGCTGGTTGAAAGCAACGGCTATGAACTGGTTAAGTTCTTTTTCTTATTAACGTTTGCCGCCGCAATTCCCGCGATTGTATCGGGTGGTGTGGCTGAGCGAGCAAAATTCTATCCTATGTTAATTGCATCGTCTTTGATCGTCGCGTTGGTTTATCCCTTCATTGAAGGGGTTATTTGGAATGGTAATTCTGTGCTGGGGTTCAACTTTCAAGATTGGTTGGAATTAACCTTTGGGGCTCGTTTTCATGATTTTGCCGGTTCAGTTGTTGTACACAGCGTGGGTGGCTGGATTGGTTTTGCGGCTATTTTGATACTAGGTTCTCGTAAAGGGCGTTATCGCGATGGTCGTGTTGTCGCGTTTGCACCGTCTAATATTCCATTTTTGGCATTGGGTGCTTGGATCTTAGCGGTTGGCTGGTTTGGCTTTAATGTGATGTCGGCGCAAACGATGGAAGGCATTTCTGGCTTGGTTGCGGTGAACAGCTTAATGGCCATGGTGGGCGGTACAATTTCGGCAATGGTCGTCGGTAAAAAAGACCCAGGCTTTATTCATAACGGCCCATTGGCGGGACTTGTTGCGGTATGTGCTGGCTCGGATGTGATGCACCCAGTAGGATCTTTAATAGTGGGGGCTTTGGCAGGTGGTCTATTTGTATTTGCCTTTATCTATGTGCAAAATAAATTTCCTAAGTTTGATGACGTATTAGGGGTATGGCCGCTGCACGGTTTGTGTGGTTTATGGGGCGGTATCGCGGCGGGTATTTTTGGCTTAGAAGCTTTAGGCGGAATGGGCGGCGTTAGCTTTATGTCTCAGCTTGTTGGTTCATTAGCGGGTATCACGGTTGCCGTGACAGGAGGCTTTTTGGTTTACGGGCTTATCGACAAGGTTGTGGGTATTCGCTTAGACGAAGAATCTGAATATAACGGCGCAGATTTATCGATTCATAAGATTGGTGCTAACTCAGACGATTAA
- a CDS encoding Thiol-specific antioxidant protein, with protein MSIRLDEIAPDFTVNSTAGKLTLHDWIGESYAILFSHPKDFTPVCTTEFGAVAQLVPEFAKRNTKVMGVSVDSVEEHMKWKRDIEAFSGADADFPIIDDTSLQVSKLYDMLPAGAYLADNRTPANTATVRTVFIIGPDKKVRLTMSYPMSVGRNFAEILRALDAIQITDGQPIATPANWVPGEDVIVALGLNDDQAKEKFGDLDIKLPYLRFAKTP; from the coding sequence ATGTCTATTCGCCTCGACGAAATCGCTCCAGACTTCACTGTGAATTCCACAGCTGGCAAGCTCACACTTCATGACTGGATTGGTGAGAGCTACGCCATCTTGTTCTCGCACCCGAAAGATTTTACACCAGTATGCACGACAGAATTCGGTGCCGTTGCTCAGCTTGTTCCTGAATTTGCCAAGCGCAATACAAAGGTTATGGGCGTATCGGTAGACAGCGTTGAAGAGCATATGAAATGGAAACGCGACATCGAAGCTTTTTCGGGTGCTGATGCTGACTTCCCGATTATTGACGACACTTCTTTGCAGGTTTCTAAACTCTACGACATGCTACCAGCGGGTGCCTATTTAGCCGATAATCGTACGCCTGCGAATACGGCTACCGTTCGAACTGTGTTTATCATCGGTCCGGATAAAAAGGTTCGCTTAACGATGTCTTATCCGATGTCAGTAGGTCGAAATTTTGCTGAGATTTTACGTGCTTTGGATGCTATCCAAATCACTGACGGACAACCTATCGCAACACCTGCTAACTGGGTACCCGGAGAAGACGTGATTGTGGCATTGGGCCTGAACGATGACCAGGCGAAAGAAAAATTTGGCGATCTTGATATTAAATTACCGTATTTGAGATTTGCAAAAACTCCGTAA
- a CDS encoding RNA-directed DNA polymerase (Reverse transcriptase), translating into MSLNEQHIGKLGAMNSNQSSLLMQQILDGNNLHRALKQVQRNKGAPGVDYMTVDDLPEYLKHNWLQVRDQLLKGTYKPKPVRRVEIPKPNGAKRKLGIPTVMDRFIQQAIAQVLSPIWEEKFHPNSFGFRPHKSAHTAIRYVQYYARQGKTTVVDLDLQSFFDEVNHDRLMSKLKSNGTNGDVMKLINRYLKAPVLSEQGRIKTTKGVPQGGPLSPLLSNIVLNEMDWELQSRGLSFVRYADDCQILVGSQRAGERILANLTHFIEKKLKLKVNQEKSAVDHISNRSFLGFTLIRKDLRIKVSAKAQVNLKTKIRMITRRTRGHAFLSVVSELKKSLLGWKAYFDISEVLSPLKDLDKWIRRKLRCYLLKQWGRSGYRKLRQLGIDRRLAWNTEKSAHGPWRLSHSPALYKALPNRYFRGLGLPELAARK; encoded by the coding sequence ATGTCACTGAATGAACAACACATTGGAAAATTAGGTGCGATGAATTCCAATCAATCATCCTTGTTAATGCAGCAGATATTAGATGGGAATAATCTACATCGTGCATTAAAACAAGTTCAACGTAATAAAGGTGCGCCGGGTGTTGATTATATGACGGTGGATGATCTGCCAGAATATTTAAAACACAACTGGTTACAGGTTCGCGATCAATTACTGAAAGGAACTTATAAACCAAAACCTGTGAGACGTGTAGAAATCCCAAAACCGAATGGAGCAAAGCGAAAGCTAGGTATTCCAACGGTAATGGATAGGTTTATTCAGCAAGCTATTGCGCAAGTGTTGAGCCCTATCTGGGAAGAAAAGTTCCATCCGAATAGTTTTGGTTTTCGTCCGCATAAATCAGCGCACACAGCGATTCGCTACGTGCAGTATTATGCGAGACAAGGCAAAACGACGGTAGTCGATTTAGATCTTCAATCTTTTTTCGATGAAGTAAATCATGACCGCTTAATGTCAAAGCTGAAAAGTAATGGCACCAATGGCGATGTCATGAAGTTGATAAATCGTTATTTGAAGGCGCCTGTTCTTAGCGAACAAGGACGAATTAAAACAACAAAAGGTGTACCGCAAGGTGGGCCATTGTCACCACTTCTATCAAATATAGTATTGAATGAAATGGACTGGGAATTACAATCTCGCGGTTTAAGCTTTGTTCGCTATGCAGACGATTGTCAAATACTGGTAGGCAGTCAAAGAGCAGGTGAACGAATACTGGCAAACCTAACACACTTTATTGAAAAGAAACTTAAGCTCAAAGTGAATCAAGAAAAGAGTGCAGTTGATCATATTTCGAATAGAAGCTTCTTAGGTTTTACTTTAATACGGAAAGATTTACGCATTAAAGTAAGTGCGAAAGCACAAGTGAACCTGAAAACAAAAATCCGAATGATCACGCGTCGTACAAGAGGCCATGCGTTTCTTAGTGTTGTATCAGAGTTAAAGAAAAGCCTGCTTGGCTGGAAAGCGTACTTTGATATCAGCGAAGTACTGAGCCCTCTGAAAGATCTAGATAAATGGATACGACGAAAATTACGGTGTTATTTATTAAAGCAATGGGGTCGGTCTGGCTATAGAAAGCTTCGGCAACTAGGCATAGATCGACGACTAGCTTGGAATACGGAAAAGTCAGCGCATGGGCCTTGGCGATTGAGTCACAGTCCAGCACTGTACAAAGCGCTTCCAAATAGATACTTTAGAGGCTTGGGGCTGCCAGAGTTGGCGGCAAGGAAATGA
- a CDS encoding BCCT transporter family protein. By similarity, translating to MFIKPPVTNLLIRVSQSGFYRGFSKDVTITAKILVGALILWAIAFPENAASVLGQLNTLILAGFNYWYIYAMAFFVILCCAMALWPKVGKLRLGRREDVPEYSNFSWISMMFGAGIGIGMLTFATAEPMYHFAKNPSTIMGVTEGGTIGNIRDAYIWSFLHWGFAAWGCYSVVGLALAFHAYRRGLPLTIRSSLAPLFGEKLSGKIGHSIDVIAVVATVLGVSQTLGYGVEQFISGLSTIGFGDWLYSVDEEGVKSTSTVGIIFALLVIMGGATLSALSGVGKGIKWLSNTNMILSFFVLTFFLIFGATFFGLSNFFVGIWDYATSLPGNIFTVWTADGTEVGDALSDWQGGWTIFYYAWWIAFAPFVGVFLAKISKGRSIREYIFGAMIVPSLICFIWFALVGGTAIDLELSNVANGLINNAALSDKLFVMLDVMLGDAAAYFMSVIIVILLLTYLITSADSAVLIINTINAAGDDGPKARLHIIFWGIALAMVVGGLIVAGGLSAIKTAMVIGALPFSFVMVLMGISLIVAISGDLRRKKYGLQTIYADEEDTV from the coding sequence ATGTTTATTAAACCCCCCGTTACAAACTTACTTATTCGAGTATCTCAATCTGGCTTTTATCGAGGTTTTAGTAAAGACGTTACAATCACTGCAAAAATACTGGTCGGGGCTTTAATTTTATGGGCGATCGCCTTTCCTGAAAACGCTGCCTCTGTTCTAGGGCAACTCAACACTTTAATTCTTGCGGGTTTTAACTACTGGTATATTTATGCCATGGCTTTTTTTGTCATTCTTTGCTGTGCGATGGCGCTGTGGCCGAAAGTTGGAAAACTGCGTTTAGGGCGTCGTGAGGATGTTCCTGAATATTCAAATTTCTCTTGGATATCCATGATGTTTGGTGCAGGTATTGGTATTGGTATGCTGACATTTGCAACGGCAGAGCCTATGTATCACTTTGCTAAAAATCCAAGCACGATTATGGGCGTAACCGAAGGTGGTACAATCGGGAATATTCGTGATGCTTATATTTGGTCATTTCTCCATTGGGGTTTTGCTGCTTGGGGTTGTTACTCTGTTGTTGGTTTGGCATTAGCGTTTCATGCTTATCGTCGCGGCTTGCCATTAACGATTCGTTCTTCGCTAGCGCCTCTTTTTGGCGAGAAGCTGTCCGGTAAAATTGGTCATTCAATCGACGTTATTGCGGTAGTGGCAACGGTTCTGGGTGTATCGCAGACCTTAGGTTATGGCGTCGAGCAGTTTATTTCTGGCTTATCTACCATTGGCTTTGGTGATTGGTTGTACTCAGTCGATGAGGAAGGTGTTAAATCTACTTCCACGGTAGGCATCATTTTCGCCTTGCTAGTTATTATGGGGGGTGCAACGTTATCGGCCCTTTCGGGTGTGGGTAAAGGTATAAAATGGTTGTCTAATACCAATATGATATTGAGCTTTTTTGTGCTTACTTTTTTCTTAATATTTGGTGCTACCTTTTTCGGTCTTAGTAACTTTTTTGTCGGAATTTGGGATTATGCGACCTCGTTGCCAGGTAATATTTTTACAGTTTGGACGGCCGATGGTACTGAGGTGGGGGATGCATTATCTGACTGGCAGGGTGGTTGGACTATCTTTTATTACGCTTGGTGGATTGCATTCGCGCCATTTGTAGGGGTTTTCTTAGCCAAAATATCGAAGGGTCGAAGCATTCGTGAGTATATATTTGGGGCGATGATCGTACCATCGCTTATCTGTTTTATTTGGTTCGCATTGGTGGGTGGAACGGCCATTGACCTTGAGCTTTCTAATGTAGCGAACGGTTTAATTAATAATGCGGCGTTGTCGGATAAGTTGTTTGTTATGTTAGACGTTATGCTAGGTGATGCTGCCGCTTACTTTATGTCGGTCATCATTGTTATTTTGTTACTAACGTATCTCATTACATCGGCCGATAGTGCGGTGTTAATTATTAATACGATTAATGCTGCTGGTGATGATGGCCCGAAAGCGCGTCTTCATATTATATTTTGGGGTATTGCATTGGCGATGGTTGTGGGTGGCTTAATTGTTGCGGGTGGCTTAAGTGCGATCAAAACGGCCATGGTAATTGGAGCACTTCCTTTCAGCTTTGTGATGGTTTTGATGGGGATTTCACTCATCGTGGCTATTTCTGGCGACCTGCGAAGAAAGAAATATGGTTTACAAACCATCTATGCAGATGAAGAAGATACTGTGTAG